The sequence below is a genomic window from Escherichia marmotae.
ACATCACCGCAGAAAGCCAGAACGGAATACGCCATCCCCAGGAGAGAAACTGTTCCTGAGTCAGTAAATGGTTACAGAGCGCAAAAATACCGGTTGCCAGCATAATCCCCACTGATGCAGCCGTTTGTGGGAGCGAACCTAAAAAACCGCGCCGGGATTCGGGCGCAGATTCAATGGTCATCAATGCCGCTCCGCCATACTCGCCACCAAGACCAAAGCCCTGAATTAAGCGCAGCGCCATTAATATGAGCGGTGCCCAGATCCCAATTTCCTGATACGTCGGAATAAAACCAATCAAAAATGTGGAGCAACCGACAATAGCCAGTGTCCAGATAAGCGTTATTTTTCGCCCAATTTTATCGCCAAAATGGCCAAAGACGATGCCACCTAAGGGACGAGTCAAAAAACCGACACCAAAGGTAGCAAAGGCGGCTATAAGACCTATAAAAGGATCGCTGTTCGGGAAAAAAAGCGGAGCAAATACCAGCCCTGCTGCCGTGCCAAAAATAAAGAAGTCATACCATTCCATCAACGCGCCCGCGAAACTGCCCATTACGACACGTCTCATGGCTTTACCGGAAAGTCCTTCTTGCGGTGTAGGTAACGTTTCAGACATCATTTTCCTCTCCTGGTCGGCGAGAAATTGGGAAATAACCCACTACAAAGTGGGCAGTCTGATAAATACGCGCATCGACCTGATGCCGATACGCGTTATGTTTATTTGTTCAATTCCGCCAGAACTTCCGCGTCTTCGGCATCCACATTCGCCCCCAACGGTTCCCAATTAATCAATACGCAGGTCAGGAATCCCAGGAATGGCACAATTGCCAACCAGTAAAACGCTTCAGTTTTCAACGCACCCCACAGCATCGGCCAGAAAATAAGCCCGGCAATCGCACGGGCAAATCCCACCCCAGTAGGGCGAATAGCAGGAGGATATGAGAGTGTGGCAATGGTCATGCCCAACCCACCAGGCCCCGCTGAATGGAAGAAAATAATTGATCCCAACAACCCTAAAGACAGCCAGGGATTAGTCGTCGCCAGTGCGCCTAACGACAGCAATGCTAAGGTCACAACGGCAAATCCATACATGGACTGTCGGCGGGTGCCTAATCGTTGGAGAATAAACGAGCCGATCATCCCGCCGGTTACCCCACAAAGGGCATTCACGACGGCAGAACCCGTCAACGCGCCAGTAAGCCCGCCACTTATTATTCCCGCCAGGGTAAGAGGAAGATAAACACCTACAGCGTTATATTGCCACGCCTGCATGGTTGCCACGACACAGCCGAGGATGGTGCGTTTGCGGTAACGATCATTAAATAAGATGCCATATCCACCTCTGTATTTATTCTCTACCTTTTCCGCGGATCTGGCTTCTGCTGTACCCGGTGTCGCAACGCGAGCCTGAACACCGTAACGTTTTCCCAGGATGTCGCACGCTTCCTGGTAACGCCCGACGCGTGCGGCCCACATTGCGGATTCACCGATAAAGACGTAACGCAAAATCATGAAGATGACTGCGAAAATAGCCCCGATGAATATTCCGTAACGCCACAACTGTTCTTCAGCAATACCAGACAGAAGCAGAGGCAAAAGCACCAGATAGACAACGGTAGTTGAAACATACCAGGCCATTTGCCAGAGATTGACCGACGTTCCGGTTTTCTTCGACGTTGAACCACGAAGCTCTGCCACGGCATTGGTTGCCAAAGGGAAGTCGATGCCTAAGCCAAAGCCCATGATGACGCGACACACCAGCACCCACCAGATACTGGGCGCAATAGCCACCGCAGCAGCACCGATGGTGCATAACCCCATGCCAATAATAAATGCTCGCTTTTGCCCAAAGCGGTTGATGACCCGATTCGCTAATAAACCACCTATTAATGCGGCGATTAATACTGAAGCATTAACGGTTGCGGCAAGCCCAAGAGAAATACCAAATTGAGCGGCAATATATTTATTACCAAACCCCACCATCGCCGCCTGATAGGCATCAATCAATATGCCGCCCAAAGCAATAAAAATAACGCCGATACTGGTGTTGATCGCAGAGTTCTTATTAACAATATCAATTACGTCCTGTGGACGACTAATTGAATAAATTGCAGGACTGGTGATTTGACTCATCGCAGTGTCCTTTTTAATTGTTGTAGGGTGGCGCTGACATAGCGCAGCGCCAGACAGAGATTTAGAAAATCATTCCGGCGCAAATTGCAGCATGACTTTTATGGAGTCATTTTGCTGCGCGCGTTCGAATGCTGCCGCTGCGTCATCAATGGCAAATAAATCGGTAACCAGCTCACTGGTATCAAACCGCCCATCCGCCAGCCATTCGATAACGGCATCGAAATCTTCAGGGATGTACATGCCAGAGTTGAGCAAGTCACGCTCGAAACGTTGCATCATCGGTAGTGGTATTTCACGCGGCCCACTCGGTACGCCCATACACACAACGGTGCCTCCGGCATACACACGGGTACAGGCATCATTAAGCGTGGCCTGCGCTGCAACGACATCAATCGCTCCCGTAAATCGCACATCTGCGGCCAGTTCTCCCGGTGCCCAAACCTCTGCAGCACCCAATTTTAACGCCAGTGCACGTTTGGCCACGTCAGGTTCAATCACGGTAATCTTTCCTGCCCCCATAATGCGCAGTGCCTGCACAATGGATAAGCCAATTGTTCCAGCACCAATCACCAGTACGCTCTCCAGAGAAGCCTTCGGCATTCGGTTAACACAGTGACGAGCACACGCTGCCGGTTCGGCAAAGGCCAACACTTTTAGCGGTAAAGAGGCTGGTGCGACATGGCAATTACGCGCAGGAACAATGTGTTGTGAGCGAGCAAGGCCCGGCGCGCGAAAACCGGCAACCTGCGGTGGTTCACAAAGATTAAAACGCCCTGCTTTGCAGGCCCGGCATTCCATGCAAGCCATGATGGGATCGACAACCACATGATCGCCCGGCTGTACATGTTTGACGTCGCTACCCACTTCCGTAACACGCGCTGCAATTTCATGACCGGGAACGACTGGCGGTTTGGCAAACGGATGACCGCCTTTCAAAACATGCAGATCCGATCCGCATATCCCGTAGAACACAGGCGCAATCCGTACTTCGTGCGGTTTAAGTTGCTGGTGTGGTGCTTCAACATATTGAGTGGTGACTTTCCCAATATCTGAAAATAAAACCTGGGTAATTTTATCCATCATTATTCTCCAGAATCGTTATCCATAGGGAATTAGCGTTGCGCGATACCTTCATCGACAATTTCAGCCAATCGTTGTAAGCGTGGAACGGAGACATCGCGCAGCATAGTTTGTGGATCTTGTGCACCAACAACCGACGCCCAAACCGCTCGTCCTGCCAGGAAGCCAGACGCGCCGCTTTTCATCGCAATACTTACCGCGCGTCCAAAAATATCGGCATCGACGCCAGAAGAAAGAATTACCCACGGCATCTTCATCTGATCGTTAAGTTTCTGGCAGGCGGAAAGTAAGGTTTTTTCATCGCCTTTGCCTCCTAATGGCATCTCGGCTTTGTAAAGATCAGCCTCTGTTCCACCAAGCTCTGCGGCGGCGGCAACAATGGCGCTTTCACGATCAAAGTCCCAACCACGACGAGGTGGACGCACCACAGGCTCAATAATGCTGACCAGCCCGGCACTACGGCAGCGACGAACAAACTTATCGACCATTGCCAGACGTTCCTCTGC
It includes:
- a CDS encoding (R,R)-butanediol dehydrogenase, whose protein sequence is MDKITQVLFSDIGKVTTQYVEAPHQQLKPHEVRIAPVFYGICGSDLHVLKGGHPFAKPPVVPGHEIAARVTEVGSDVKHVQPGDHVVVDPIMACMECRACKAGRFNLCEPPQVAGFRAPGLARSQHIVPARNCHVAPASLPLKVLAFAEPAACARHCVNRMPKASLESVLVIGAGTIGLSIVQALRIMGAGKITVIEPDVAKRALALKLGAAEVWAPGELAADVRFTGAIDVVAAQATLNDACTRVYAGGTVVCMGVPSGPREIPLPMMQRFERDLLNSGMYIPEDFDAVIEWLADGRFDTSELVTDLFAIDDAAAAFERAQQNDSIKVMLQFAPE
- a CDS encoding MFS transporter; this translates as MSQITSPAIYSISRPQDVIDIVNKNSAINTSIGVIFIALGGILIDAYQAAMVGFGNKYIAAQFGISLGLAATVNASVLIAALIGGLLANRVINRFGQKRAFIIGMGLCTIGAAAVAIAPSIWWVLVCRVIMGFGLGIDFPLATNAVAELRGSTSKKTGTSVNLWQMAWYVSTTVVYLVLLPLLLSGIAEEQLWRYGIFIGAIFAVIFMILRYVFIGESAMWAARVGRYQEACDILGKRYGVQARVATPGTAEARSAEKVENKYRGGYGILFNDRYRKRTILGCVVATMQAWQYNAVGVYLPLTLAGIISGGLTGALTGSAVVNALCGVTGGMIGSFILQRLGTRRQSMYGFAVVTLALLSLGALATTNPWLSLGLLGSIIFFHSAGPGGLGMTIATLSYPPAIRPTGVGFARAIAGLIFWPMLWGALKTEAFYWLAIVPFLGFLTCVLINWEPLGANVDAEDAEVLAELNK
- a CDS encoding aldolase, which encodes MSSHFTPFTLKDISRPGGGFAMLAVDQREAMRLMFAAAGQPKPVSDSVLTDFKVAATRILSPYASAVLADKQFCLDQIVEQGAVANSCGLIVAADLFIPGNGIPVDSVEIDMSVDPHKAREMGAKAMKLLVLWCEDEPAEERLAMVDKFVRRCRSAGLVSIIEPVVRPPRRGWDFDRESAIVAAAAELGGTEADLYKAEMPLGGKGDEKTLLSACQKLNDQMKMPWVILSSGVDADIFGRAVSIAMKSGASGFLAGRAVWASVVGAQDPQTMLRDVSVPRLQRLAEIVDEGIAQR